One Meles meles chromosome 13, mMelMel3.1 paternal haplotype, whole genome shotgun sequence DNA segment encodes these proteins:
- the LOC123955036 gene encoding tubulin beta chain: MPFVSRQEPVCCSLTLLLQNKNSSYFVEWIPNNVKTAVCDIPPRGLKMSATFIGNSTAIQELFKRISEQFTAMFRRKAFLHWYTGEGMDEMEFTEAESNMNDLVSEYQQYQDATAEEEGEFEEEAEEEVA, encoded by the coding sequence ATGCCCTTTGTGAGTAGACAGGAGCCAGTCTGCTGCTCCCTGACTTTATTGCTCCAGAACAAGAACAGCAGCTACTTCGTGGAGTGGATCCCCAACAACGTGAAGACGGCCGTGTGCGACATCCCGCCCCGGGGGCTCAAGATGTCCGCCACCTTCATCGGCAACAGCACGGCCATCCAGGAGCTGTTCAAGCGCATCTCGGAGCAGTTCACGGCCATGTTCCGGCGCAAGGCCTTCCTGCACTGGTACACGGGCGAGGGCATGGACGAGATGGAGTTCACCGAGGCCGAGAGCAACATGAACGACCTGGTGTCCGAGTACCAGCAGTACCAGGACGCCACGGCCGAGGAGGAGGGCGAGTTTGAGGAGGAGGCCGAGGAGGAGGTGGCCTAG